The following proteins come from a genomic window of Leopardus geoffroyi isolate Oge1 chromosome A3, O.geoffroyi_Oge1_pat1.0, whole genome shotgun sequence:
- the CA3H2orf42 gene encoding uncharacterized protein C2orf42 homolog, which produces MEPNSLRTKVPAFLSDLGKATLRGIRKCPRCGTYNGTRGLSCKNKTCGTIFRYGARKQPSVEAVKIITGSDLQVYSVRQRDRGPDHRCFVELGVSETTIQTVDGTIITQLSSGRCYVPSCLKAATQSVVENQCQHIKLAVNCQAEATPLTLKSSVLNAMQASPETKQTIWQLATEPTGPLVQRITKNILVVKCKASQKHSLGYLHTSFVQKISAKSLPERRFFCSCQALKSHKSNASKDEVAQRCIHFFACICAFASDETLAQEFSDFLNFDSSGLKEVIVPQLGCHSESTVSACESTASKPKKRKKEEVPGAQTNSSLLPQDAVSSNLRKSGLKKPVVASSLKRQACGQLLDEAQVTLSFQDWLASVTERIHQTMHYQFDGKPEPLVFHIPQSFFDALQQRISIGSAKKRLPNSTTAFVRKDALPLGTFSKYTWHITNILQVKQILDTPEMPLEITRSFIQNRDGTYELFKCPKVEVESIAETYGRIEKQPVLRPLELKTFLKVGNTSPDQKEPTPFIIEWIPDILPQSKIGELRIKFEYGHHRNGHVAEYQDQRPPLDQPLELAPLTTITFP; this is translated from the exons ATGGAGCCAAACTCTCTGAGGACTAAAGTCCCAGCTTTCTTGTCTGATTTGGGGAAGGCCACATTGAGGGGAATCAGAAAGTGTCCCCGATGCGGCACATACAATGGAACCCGGGGACTGAGTTGTAAGAACAAGACATGTGGAACCATATTCCGCTACGGTGCACGGAAGCAGCCTAGTGTTGAAGCTGTCAAAATCATAACAGGCTCTGATCTGCAGGTTTACTCTGTGCGGCAAAGAGACCGGGGCCCCGATCACCGGTGCTTTGTGGAGCTAGGTGTGTCAGAGACGACAATCCAGACGGTGGATGGGACAATCATCACTCAGCTGAGCTCTGGACGATGTTATGTCCCCTCATGCCTGAAAGCTGCCACCCAGAGCGTTGTGGAGAATCAGTGCCAGCACATCAAGCTAGCAGTGAACTGCCAGGCAGAAGCCACCCCTCTGACTCTGAAAAGCTCAGTCCTGAATGCAATGCAGGCCTCCCCAGAAACCAAGCAGACCATCTGGCAGCTGGCCACAGAGCCCACAGGTCCCCTTGTACAGAGGATTACTAAAAACATTTTGGTGGTGAAATGCAAGGCAAGCCAGAAGCATAGTTTGGGGTATTTGCATACATCCTTTGTGCAGAAAATCAGTGCCAAAAGCTTGCCCGAGCGCCGGTTCTTCTGCTCCTGCCAGGCTCTGAAATCGCATAAGTCGAATGCCTCCAAGGATGAGGTGGCCCAGAGGTGTATTCATTTCTTTGCTTGCATCTGTGCCTTTGCCAGTGACGAGACATTGGCTCAGGAATTCTCAGACTTCCTAAATTTTGATTCCAGCG GTCTTAAAGAGGTTATTGTGCCCCAGTTAGGTTGCCATTCAGAATCGACAGTATCAGCTTGTGAGTCTACTGCCTCTAAgccaaagaagaggaaaaaagaggaagtacCTG GTGCACAGACGAACAGTTCACTGCTGCCTCAGGATGCAGTGAGCAGTAATCTAAGGAAAAGTGGCCTGAAAAAACCTGTGGTTGCTTCTTCATTAAAAAGGCAGG cCTGTGGTCAGCTGTTAGATGAGGCTCAAGTGACCCTGTCCTTCCAAGACTGGCTGGCCAGTGTCACGGAACGCATCCATCAAACCATGCACTATCAGTTTGATG GCAAACCAGAGCCACTGGTGTTCCACATTCCTCAGTCCTTTTTTGATGCTCTGCAACAAAGAATATCTATAGGAAGTGCAAAGAAACGGCTTCCCAACTCCACCACAG CTTTTGTTCGGAAAGACGCCTTGCCACTGGGAACCTTTTCCAAGTATACCTGGCATATCACTAATATCCTGCAAGTTAAACAAATCTTAGATACCCCAGAG ATGCCCTTGGAAATCACTCGGAGTTTTATCCAGAACCGGGATGGGACTTATGAGCTGTTTAAATGCCCTAAAGTGGAAGTAGAGAGCATAGCAGAAACCTATGGTCGTATAGAAAAGCAACCTGTGCTGCGACCTTTGGAACTAAAAACTTTTCTCAAAGTTG GCAATACTTCCCCAGATCAGAAGGAGCCAACACCGTTTATCATTGAGTGGATTCCAGATATCCTTCCTCAGTCCAAGATTGGTGAGCTTCGGATCAAGTTTGAGTACGGTCACCACCGGAACGGGCATGTGGCGGAATACCAAGACCAGCGGCCACCGCTGGACCAGCCCTTGGAACTGGCGCCTCTGACCACCATCACTTTCCCTTGA